In Chryseobacterium oranimense, a single window of DNA contains:
- a CDS encoding helix-turn-helix domain-containing protein — protein sequence MSALEKFGVEIFTQHNIFERISADKPFRPDNPAFIFIKSGTIKLRQHFSDLELSANMFMVTDPQTIYEMVSVSGDFQSRMVSYKREFISALSLKFNRLITYRYFRQQMNKGVPFPENEMEVVWKSVNFLKFILDSETEMLYKKEMVEHLFSVFCYQMAGIISKEDTNSMNQMSRQEEIVFVFLTDLAEHHLTERTVEFYAERQSITTRHLSSVVKSITGKSASQIIALIVMNEAKVLLNSSNKPVSEISSILGFSDQYAFSHFFKKHLEISPRQYRHQFEN from the coding sequence ATGTCAGCCTTAGAAAAATTCGGTGTTGAGATTTTTACCCAGCACAATATTTTCGAGAGAATTTCTGCGGATAAGCCTTTCCGTCCGGATAATCCTGCTTTTATTTTTATTAAATCAGGGACTATAAAGCTCCGCCAGCATTTCAGCGACCTGGAGCTTTCTGCCAATATGTTTATGGTCACAGATCCGCAGACTATTTATGAAATGGTTTCTGTAAGCGGCGATTTTCAGTCAAGGATGGTTTCTTACAAAAGAGAGTTTATTTCTGCTTTATCCCTTAAATTCAACAGGCTTATCACTTACCGCTATTTCCGCCAGCAGATGAATAAAGGGGTTCCTTTTCCTGAAAATGAAATGGAGGTGGTATGGAAAAGTGTAAATTTTTTGAAATTTATTCTCGATTCAGAGACGGAAATGCTGTATAAGAAAGAAATGGTAGAGCATCTTTTCTCTGTTTTCTGCTATCAGATGGCAGGAATTATTTCTAAGGAAGATACCAATTCTATGAACCAGATGTCCAGGCAGGAAGAAATTGTTTTTGTATTTCTCACGGACCTTGCGGAGCATCATCTTACGGAAAGAACCGTTGAGTTCTATGCCGAACGACAATCCATTACAACCAGACATCTTTCCTCAGTCGTGAAATCCATTACCGGGAAATCTGCCAGCCAGATTATTGCCTTAATTGTAATGAATGAAGCAAAAGTGCTTTTAAACTCTTCAAATAAACCGGTTTCAGAGATTTCTTCGATTCTGGGTTTTAGTGATCAGTATGCGTTTTCCCACTTTTTCAAAAAGCATCTTGAAATAAGCCCAAGACAGTACAGGCATCAGTTCGAAAACTAA
- a CDS encoding TolC family protein: MINNIKTALSFVIGIFPALFFSQQIKEMTAVEAADLAVKNHQQLKVAAQNIDIAKQNTNVAKLQKLPNITASTSQFYLGDAVAIDKDFSNSTNIPMPHYGSSYAVQATQLIFKGGLVNKSIELAGLREQLSELDLEKNKQDVKFLVISNYLDVYKMFNQETVFQNNKKLAQERLKNIQKFYQQGMVTRNEVIRGELAIKNLDQGILTLANNKKILNYNLNIALGLPSGTEIVPVESLENKESGIGMDYYMDIAHNSNPQLKSAKKNIDVADKNIEIIKTDQLPTLSGFGGYTLQRPVTTRTPVLDMYSGGWQAGVSLSYNIDNLYKTKEKVKLGELQKTQAGDAVTLVQQNVDMAVNAAYVKYQESIQQADILNDSKRLAEENYKITEAKYLNQLAVQAEMIDAQNQKLQSELDFANAEINVLYQYYNLLKAAGTL; this comes from the coding sequence ATGATAAATAACATAAAAACAGCACTGTCATTTGTGATAGGCATATTCCCCGCGCTGTTTTTTTCTCAGCAGATCAAAGAGATGACCGCAGTTGAAGCTGCTGATCTGGCAGTGAAAAATCACCAGCAGTTGAAAGTGGCTGCACAGAATATTGACATCGCAAAACAGAATACCAACGTTGCGAAACTTCAAAAGCTTCCCAATATTACAGCTTCTACAAGCCAGTTTTATCTAGGGGATGCCGTAGCAATTGATAAAGATTTTTCGAATTCGACCAATATTCCGATGCCTCATTACGGAAGCTCGTACGCTGTACAGGCAACCCAGCTGATTTTCAAAGGGGGGCTGGTAAATAAATCCATCGAGTTGGCCGGGCTTCGTGAACAGCTTTCTGAGCTGGATCTGGAAAAAAACAAGCAGGATGTAAAATTTCTGGTGATTTCCAATTACCTGGATGTCTATAAGATGTTCAATCAGGAAACTGTTTTTCAGAATAATAAAAAGCTTGCCCAGGAGCGTCTGAAAAATATTCAGAAGTTTTATCAGCAGGGAATGGTAACCCGTAATGAAGTGATCCGGGGAGAGCTTGCCATTAAAAATCTTGATCAGGGAATTCTGACCCTGGCAAATAATAAAAAAATCCTTAATTATAATTTAAATATTGCTTTGGGACTTCCTTCCGGGACAGAAATTGTTCCTGTTGAAAGCTTAGAGAATAAAGAATCTGGGATTGGAATGGATTACTATATGGATATTGCTCATAACAGTAATCCGCAGCTGAAATCGGCAAAGAAAAATATTGATGTAGCTGATAAAAATATAGAAATCATTAAAACAGACCAGTTACCGACACTTTCCGGGTTTGGAGGATATACTTTACAACGTCCTGTTACAACCAGAACACCCGTTTTGGATATGTATTCCGGAGGTTGGCAGGCAGGCGTTTCTTTGAGCTATAACATTGATAATTTATATAAGACAAAAGAGAAGGTAAAGCTTGGTGAATTGCAAAAAACGCAGGCAGGAGATGCTGTAACCCTGGTACAGCAGAATGTAGACATGGCAGTGAATGCAGCTTATGTAAAATACCAGGAATCTATTCAGCAGGCAGACATTCTGAATGATTCAAAAAGGCTGGCAGAGGAAAACTACAAGATCACGGAAGCTAAATATTTAAACCAATTGGCTGTACAGGCTGAAATGATTGATGCACAAAACCAAAAGCTTCAGTCTGAGCTGGATTTTGCCAATGCAGAAATCAATGTACTTTATCAATATTATAACCTGCTGAAAGCTGCAGGAACACTTTAA
- a CDS encoding DUF2891 domain-containing protein: MKKSLLAFAFSPFLIYAQEVPKLTNEMAAKLLEKPLHCINQEYPNKTAHIINNAGEVILTPRDLHPSFYGCFDWHSSVHGHWMLVRLLKTKPDLANAKDLENILDNSLSKENLQAEADYFTKYELTATFERTYGWAWLLKLDEELTTWNHPKAKIWHENMKPLTNQILKSWKAYLPKQTYPNRTGVHPNTAFGLAFAIDWAIANNDKEFETQLKEKAKYFYGKDQKTPAYLEPDGSDFFSPSLEIADLMRRVLPQKEFVLWLNSFYEKRSLENIEKIPVVSDLSDYQTVHLVGLSFSKAWCMKGVSNALPNGHPLKKGFKKTADVFLANGLPLLFQGNYGGDHWLASFAVYSLED, encoded by the coding sequence ATGAAAAAAAGTCTTTTAGCATTCGCGTTTTCTCCGTTTTTGATATATGCACAGGAAGTTCCTAAACTGACCAATGAAATGGCAGCTAAGTTATTGGAAAAGCCACTTCATTGCATCAATCAGGAATATCCTAATAAAACGGCACACATCATCAACAACGCAGGAGAAGTTATTTTAACTCCGAGAGATTTGCATCCAAGCTTTTATGGCTGTTTCGACTGGCACAGTTCCGTTCACGGACACTGGATGCTGGTAAGACTGCTGAAGACAAAGCCGGATCTGGCCAATGCAAAAGACCTTGAAAATATTCTTGACAATTCGTTAAGCAAAGAAAATTTACAGGCTGAAGCTGACTATTTTACCAAATATGAGCTTACAGCCACCTTTGAAAGAACATATGGCTGGGCCTGGCTCTTAAAACTTGACGAAGAGCTGACTACCTGGAACCATCCGAAAGCTAAAATCTGGCATGAAAACATGAAACCTCTTACCAATCAGATATTAAAATCATGGAAAGCTTACCTTCCGAAACAAACCTATCCGAACAGGACCGGGGTTCATCCGAACACTGCATTTGGGTTGGCTTTCGCGATTGATTGGGCGATTGCCAATAATGACAAGGAATTTGAGACCCAGCTGAAAGAAAAGGCAAAATACTTTTATGGAAAAGACCAGAAAACTCCTGCTTACCTGGAGCCGGACGGATCAGATTTCTTCTCGCCAAGTCTTGAAATTGCCGATCTCATGAGAAGAGTACTCCCTCAAAAAGAATTCGTGCTTTGGCTGAACAGTTTCTATGAAAAAAGAAGCCTGGAAAATATTGAAAAAATTCCTGTAGTAAGTGATCTTAGTGATTACCAAACCGTTCATCTTGTAGGATTGTCCTTCTCCAAAGCATGGTGCATGAAAGGGGTATCAAATGCGCTTCCAAACGGACATCCTTTAAAAAAAGGTTTTAAGAAAACTGCTGATGTATTCTTAGCGAACGGACTTCCTCTTTTATTTCAGGGGAATTATGGCGGAGATCACTGGCTGGCAAGCTTTGCTGTTTACTCCCTGGAAGACTAA